One segment of Nothobranchius furzeri strain GRZ-AD chromosome 13, NfurGRZ-RIMD1, whole genome shotgun sequence DNA contains the following:
- the ckmb gene encoding creatine kinase, muscle b: MTKNCHNDYKMKFTTDEEFPDLSLHNNHMAKVLTKEIYEKLRSKSTPSGFTVDDVIQTGVDNPGHPFIMTVGCVAGDEESYEVFKELLDPVISDRHGGYKPTDKHKTDLNFENLKGGDDLDPNYVLSSRVRTGRSIKGFTLPPHNSRGERRAIQNLSIEALSSLEGEFKGKYYPLDGMTDAEQEQLIADHFLFDKPVSPLLTCAGMARDWPDARGIWHNDNKTFLVWVNEEDHLRVISMQKGGNMKEVFKRFCVGLQKIEEIFKKHNHGFMWNEHLGYILTCPSNLGTGLRGGVHVKLPKLSTHAKFEEILTRLRLQKRGTGGVDTASVGGVFDISNADRLGSSEVEQVQLVVDGVKLMVEMEKKLEKGESIDGMIPAQK, translated from the exons ATGACGAAGAACTGCCACAACGACTACAAGATGAAGTTCACGACGGACGAGGAGTTCCCCGACCTCTCTCTGCACAACAACCACATGGCCAAG GTGCTGACAAAGGAGATCTACGAGAAGCTCAGGAGCAAGTCCACCCCCAGCGGCTTCACCGTGGATGATGTCATCCAGACTGGTGTGGACAACCCTG GTCACCCCTTCATCATGACCGTGGGCTGTGTTGCTGGTGATGAGGAGTCCTACGAGGTCTTCAAGGAGCTGTTGGACCCGGTCATCTCAGACCGTCACGGTGGATACAAACCCACTGACAAGCACAAGACTGACCTGAACTTCGAGAACCTGAAG GGAGGCGATGACCTGGACCCCAACTACGTCCTGTCCAGCCGCGTGCGTACCGGCCGCAGCATCAAGGGCTTCACCCTGCCCCCCCACAACAGCCGTGGAGAGCGCAGAGCCATCCAGAACCTGTCCATCGAGG CTCTGTCCAGCCTGGAGGGCGAGTTCAAGGGAAAGTACTACCCCCTGGATGGCATGACCGACGCCGAGCAGGAGCAGCTGATTGCtgaccacttcctgtttgacaagCCGGTGTCCCCCCTGCTGACCTGCGCCGGTATGGCCCGCGACTGGCCCGATGCCAGAGGCATCTG GCACAACGACAACAAGACCTTCCTGGTGTGGGTGAACGAGGAGGATCACCTGCGTGtcatctccatgcagaaaggaGGCAACATGAAGGAGGTCTTCAAACGCTTCTGCGTTGGTCTGCAGAAG atTGAGGAGATCTTCAAGAAGCACAACCACGGCTTCATGTGGAACGAGCATCTGGGATACATCTTGACCTGCCCGTCCAACCTGGGCACTGGCCTGCGTGGCGGTGTGCACGTCAAGCTGCCCAAGCTCAGCACGCACGCCAAGTTCGAGGAGATCCTGACCAGGCTGCGTCTGCAGAAGCGTGGCACAG GTGGTGTGGACACAGCCTCCGTGGGTGGCGTGTTTGACATCTCCAACGCCGACCGTCTGGGCTCCTCCGAGGTGGAGCAGGTGCAGCTGGTGGTCGACGGTGTCAAGCTGATGGTTGAAATGGAGAAGAAGCTGGAGAAGGGAGAGTCCATCGATGGCATGATCCCTGCCCAGAAGTAA